One genomic window of Trichlorobacter lovleyi includes the following:
- a CDS encoding rhomboid family intramembrane serine protease yields MLAKLLLSDTGIFFIFALWILGFMLIDGAMRGKGYFRVLRENLSLLSLPANADRERRKETPYITIILIALNCLFFLGTGDDRESINLIMDNLVWFPRDPAIWNVPVAFVFSFFLHAGWLHLLGNMAFLWVFGSVIERRIGCLLYLKIYLLSGALANLIPWFIYLLMGEPLYGLGASGAITGIMGVYMVRCYYRQMTFPLPILGFLPIAINVKMNAFALIGIYFALDLRGGFTQIIETSGGGTNHLAHISGLLTGIIYAYRIGLHEKGVEERHLELGLGVIEGGTLMSEGMDKAGGTAGAEKSLRIVMTKDPTNPLPWLQLARIKSHTVTTDDARGHYRHAFQLYLHQLRNLRPGEERNRYAAELTEAYREFWGKYQEIVEPEIQYRIAGIIYQQGDIDMASRILEQIASHPDTDHSLREQAHFLCAKMLEEMGLHEAAQGFWTTFRKRFPQSDMYATARMRAE; encoded by the coding sequence ATGCTGGCCAAGCTGTTGCTCAGTGATACCGGCATCTTTTTTATCTTTGCCCTGTGGATACTTGGATTCATGCTGATTGATGGCGCCATGCGGGGCAAAGGTTACTTCAGGGTCCTGCGCGAAAACCTTTCACTCCTTAGCCTGCCTGCCAATGCTGACCGCGAACGCCGCAAAGAAACTCCCTACATCACCATCATCCTGATAGCGCTTAACTGCCTTTTCTTTCTGGGTACCGGTGATGATCGCGAGTCGATCAACCTGATCATGGATAATCTGGTCTGGTTCCCCCGTGATCCTGCTATTTGGAACGTTCCGGTTGCATTTGTATTCAGCTTTTTTCTCCATGCCGGATGGTTGCATCTATTAGGTAACATGGCTTTTTTGTGGGTATTTGGCTCTGTTATTGAACGCCGTATCGGCTGCCTGCTGTACCTTAAAATCTACCTGTTGTCCGGAGCCTTGGCGAACCTGATTCCTTGGTTTATCTATCTGCTGATGGGTGAACCGTTGTACGGATTGGGCGCTTCCGGTGCCATAACCGGTATAATGGGCGTTTACATGGTGCGCTGTTATTATCGACAAATGACCTTTCCGTTACCAATACTCGGTTTTCTACCCATTGCCATCAATGTAAAAATGAATGCCTTTGCCCTGATAGGCATCTACTTTGCTCTGGATCTGCGGGGAGGTTTTACCCAGATTATTGAGACTTCAGGTGGCGGCACCAACCATCTGGCCCATATTAGCGGCTTGCTTACCGGCATTATCTATGCCTACCGTATCGGTCTGCATGAAAAGGGAGTTGAAGAACGGCATCTTGAGCTTGGGCTGGGAGTAATTGAAGGTGGAACCCTGATGTCGGAGGGAATGGATAAGGCTGGCGGCACAGCTGGCGCTGAAAAGTCTTTACGGATCGTCATGACAAAAGACCCTACCAATCCGCTGCCTTGGCTGCAACTTGCCCGTATAAAATCCCACACCGTTACCACCGATGATGCTCGTGGACACTATCGGCATGCCTTTCAACTGTACCTGCATCAGCTACGAAACCTGAGACCAGGTGAAGAACGAAACCGCTATGCCGCTGAGTTAACAGAAGCGTATCGTGAATTTTGGGGAAAATACCAAGAGATAGTTGAACCGGAAATACAATATCGCATTGCCGGAATCATCTACCAGCAAGGTGATATCGATATGGCTTCCCGCATCTTGGAGCAGATTGCCAGCCACCCCGATACGGATCATTCATTAAGAGAACAGGCGCATTTTCTGTGTGCAAAAATGCTTGAAGAGATGGGTCTACATGAGGCGGCACAGGGGTTTTGGACCACATTCAGAAAACGTTTTCCCCAATCAGACATGTATGCCACGGCAAGGATGAGGGCTGAATAA
- a CDS encoding leucine-rich repeat domain-containing protein: protein MAFWNKKSKDNNDNNIKVGLDTDNQADLVAWMNKYSRKKIDIPSGDLTRIEVLQIGGNFETLTFIPHNIDRLSGLKVLSLDKNAITSLPHTIGNLKQLKALFLEDMPLTELPDNLFDLPLECLVIGRTSIPALPCAIGRLNKLERLDLYTSQFTELPEEICTCHALKAIRLFGSLCLRTLPESIGNLVNLESLDMSYSSIVDLPESFSKLSKLITLDLEQAKSFRQLPESIGEISALEAIKIGSSQVETLPDSLFNLKNLKLLDISGTKITALPDCIVNLTSLQKLNLLRCKVTQLPSALGDRPNLTIISKRVTTPLPNIVAEDNGFQIDTTPVVENYLFLEDYLKSVGLPSTIHKND, encoded by the coding sequence ATGGCATTCTGGAATAAAAAGAGCAAAGACAATAACGATAACAATATAAAGGTAGGTCTAGATACAGATAACCAAGCTGACCTTGTTGCGTGGATGAACAAATATAGTCGTAAAAAGATAGACATACCAAGCGGTGATCTAACTCGAATCGAGGTGCTTCAAATCGGGGGGAATTTTGAAACGCTAACCTTCATTCCTCATAACATAGACCGTCTTTCTGGGCTTAAAGTACTTAGCCTTGATAAAAATGCCATTACCTCTCTACCCCATACCATCGGAAACCTTAAACAGTTAAAAGCCCTATTCCTGGAGGACATGCCACTTACTGAACTCCCTGATAATCTGTTTGATCTGCCTTTGGAGTGTCTTGTTATTGGGAGAACCAGTATTCCTGCATTACCGTGTGCCATTGGACGACTCAACAAGCTGGAAAGACTGGATTTGTATACATCGCAATTCACCGAATTACCTGAAGAAATTTGCACATGCCATGCACTGAAAGCAATCCGTCTCTTTGGTAGTTTATGCCTACGTACTCTACCAGAGTCGATAGGGAACCTTGTAAACCTTGAAAGTCTCGATATGTCCTATAGTAGTATTGTTGATCTGCCTGAATCATTTTCAAAACTATCCAAATTAATCACTCTTGATCTTGAGCAAGCCAAATCTTTTCGGCAGCTCCCTGAAAGCATCGGAGAGATAAGTGCACTTGAAGCAATAAAAATTGGTAGTTCACAGGTTGAGACACTTCCAGATTCGCTCTTTAATCTCAAAAACCTAAAACTACTAGACATATCAGGTACTAAAATAACCGCATTACCTGATTGCATCGTTAACCTCACGTCACTCCAAAAGCTCAATCTCTTGCGTTGCAAAGTGACTCAGCTTCCGTCAGCATTGGGTGATCGACCTAATCTAACTATTATCAGTAAACGAGTTACGACGCCATTACCTAACATTGTTGCTGAAGATAACGGTTTTCAAATAGATACGACTCCAGTCGTAGAAAACTATTTATTTTTAGAAGATTATCTTAAGTCAGTTGGATTGCCTTCAACTATACATAAAAACGATTAA
- a CDS encoding IS481 family transposase, whose product MTTAEKVSRRKLSLLDLAADLSNVSRACKLMGYSRQQFYEIRRNYQTYGSAGLVDRLPGARGPHPNRVDEAVEQAILDHCLAHPSHGPIRVAHELMLKGIQVSSGGVRGVWSRHSLLTKHERFLRLEKSVREQAFELSDEQIRVLERFSPEFRERHIETKHTGDLVAVDTFFVGTLKGVGKVYLQSVIDCYSRYAWGRLYTNKLPVTAVHVLNEDVLPFFEEHNAKISTVLSDNGREFCGRPDNHPYELFLQLEEIEHRTTKVRRPQSNGFVERLHRTLLDEHFRIMGRTKWYESLDEMQADLEAYLKTYNYDRPHQGRNMFGRTPYAVFIDGLPKNDDSDTEDYKLAA is encoded by the coding sequence ATGACCACCGCAGAGAAAGTATCACGAAGAAAGCTCAGTTTGCTAGACCTGGCCGCTGATCTCTCAAATGTCAGCAGAGCCTGTAAGCTTATGGGCTATTCACGGCAGCAGTTCTATGAAATCCGTCGTAATTATCAGACCTACGGTTCAGCTGGTTTAGTTGACCGGCTACCTGGAGCCAGAGGCCCACATCCTAACCGGGTTGATGAAGCTGTTGAACAGGCGATCCTTGATCACTGCCTGGCTCATCCTTCCCATGGCCCTATTCGGGTTGCCCATGAGCTGATGCTGAAAGGGATTCAGGTTAGCTCTGGAGGTGTTCGTGGCGTTTGGAGCAGGCACAGCCTTCTAACCAAGCATGAACGGTTTCTCCGGCTTGAAAAGAGCGTCAGAGAGCAGGCGTTTGAACTTTCAGACGAACAGATCCGCGTCTTGGAGCGTTTCAGCCCTGAGTTTCGTGAGCGCCACATCGAGACAAAGCATACTGGCGATCTGGTAGCTGTCGACACCTTCTTTGTCGGCACCTTGAAAGGCGTCGGTAAGGTCTACCTGCAGTCAGTCATTGACTGCTATTCACGCTATGCCTGGGGCAGGCTCTACACCAACAAGCTGCCTGTCACTGCCGTGCATGTCCTTAACGAGGATGTGCTGCCGTTCTTTGAAGAGCATAACGCCAAGATCAGCACCGTCTTGTCAGACAACGGAAGAGAGTTCTGCGGCAGGCCAGACAACCATCCCTACGAGCTGTTTTTGCAGCTTGAGGAAATCGAACACCGCACAACCAAGGTCAGAAGGCCACAGAGCAACGGCTTTGTTGAACGGCTTCACAGAACCTTGTTGGACGAGCATTTCCGCATTATGGGGCGTACCAAATGGTACGAGTCACTGGACGAGATGCAGGCTGATCTGGAAGCCTATCTCAAGACCTACAATTACGACCGTCCACACCAGGGCAGAAACATGTTTGGCAGGACACCTTATGCAGTTTTCATAGACGGCTTGCCAAAGAACGACGATTCAGATACTGAGGACTACAAACTGGCAGCGTAA
- a CDS encoding PcfJ domain-containing protein has translation MYNQAYAQDYTLQTNRYTRHEEVAGLVAADMNRQTTQATLLPGGNGWKQALVLPSLAVREDAVLLDNSVSSRMLWLQLDSGRIWGLSYRGRSSLLGFRELEKIAQRLESVQQRELETLPDHLAKLFGWITCGYSSWEDLGEIAQDLVQEKLRACQNWDQRYQLTDESKCRAAEPFRQRFISGLAAFNTALDQELLQLLGISDLQTMIDTTRYNYLLHPIDKISTYRCQALQTFPLLRDIFASDTSDHAATRLQNWVDAGNPLLTGVADYCRCSKTIPRFLSGKGLDEIGAEWQGQLHLLTDLLGMLPPDHWPKDAGQWQQLNQWLRPVLFSLGDTRYRNHRPELAGWLQELAKEGYERIPQRLEKHGASLVDIITLPDFEHSLRDWADQVDADPEQAIAALHQYSILRLAQLSRRWHDWQVRIVGEAEPDLFANCPVDEDANRYTSWPGLIDTPWTHGRQQVVPLTTALMLKEEGARMGHCVGGYASTCLYFGSQIFSIRDIQTNRSLSTVEMKLSDEGFLASKVHVVQHRGLANADPTPECQQTLKAFLWHLRWALKQELVNDIQRQLRQRCDESRAFSKFVRFRTWSDNKINQFRELLHGYPALEELGMKASEA, from the coding sequence ATGTACAACCAGGCATACGCACAGGACTACACCCTGCAAACCAACCGCTATACCCGCCATGAAGAAGTAGCCGGGCTGGTGGCAGCAGATATGAACCGCCAGACAACACAAGCCACCCTGCTGCCTGGCGGTAATGGCTGGAAACAGGCGCTGGTGCTGCCCAGTCTTGCCGTGCGGGAAGATGCCGTTCTGCTGGACAACAGCGTCTCTAGCCGGATGCTCTGGCTACAACTTGATTCCGGCAGAATCTGGGGGCTATCCTACCGGGGCAGATCATCACTGCTTGGTTTTCGAGAACTGGAAAAAATTGCGCAACGGCTGGAATCCGTTCAGCAGCGTGAGCTTGAGACTCTGCCGGATCATCTGGCCAAGCTGTTTGGCTGGATTACCTGCGGCTATAGCTCGTGGGAAGACCTGGGGGAGATTGCCCAGGATCTGGTGCAGGAAAAACTTAGAGCCTGCCAGAACTGGGATCAGCGCTATCAGCTGACCGATGAATCCAAATGCAGGGCTGCAGAGCCGTTTCGTCAGCGTTTCATCAGCGGGCTGGCAGCGTTTAATACTGCGCTGGATCAGGAACTGCTGCAACTGCTGGGGATCAGCGACCTGCAGACCATGATTGACACCACCAGATACAACTACCTGCTGCATCCGATTGACAAGATCAGCACCTACCGTTGTCAGGCTCTGCAGACCTTTCCGCTGCTGCGAGATATCTTTGCCAGTGATACCAGCGACCATGCCGCGACCCGCCTGCAAAACTGGGTTGATGCCGGTAATCCGCTCTTGACCGGCGTGGCTGATTACTGCCGCTGCAGCAAGACCATCCCCCGTTTTCTGTCTGGAAAAGGGCTTGATGAAATCGGCGCTGAATGGCAGGGGCAGTTGCACCTGTTGACTGACCTGCTGGGTATGCTGCCGCCTGATCACTGGCCAAAGGATGCAGGTCAGTGGCAGCAGCTTAACCAGTGGTTGCGTCCTGTTCTGTTCTCTCTGGGTGACACCCGTTACCGCAACCATCGGCCAGAGCTGGCAGGCTGGCTGCAGGAACTGGCCAAAGAGGGCTATGAGCGGATACCGCAACGACTTGAAAAACATGGCGCATCACTGGTGGATATCATCACCCTGCCGGACTTTGAGCATTCGTTACGTGATTGGGCTGATCAGGTGGATGCAGACCCGGAACAGGCCATTGCAGCCCTGCACCAGTACTCCATCCTCAGGCTGGCGCAGCTTTCACGGCGCTGGCATGATTGGCAGGTGCGGATTGTGGGTGAGGCAGAGCCGGATCTGTTTGCCAACTGCCCGGTTGATGAGGATGCCAACCGCTATACCAGCTGGCCTGGCCTGATCGACACCCCCTGGACACACGGACGTCAGCAGGTGGTGCCGCTGACCACAGCGCTGATGTTGAAGGAGGAAGGTGCCCGGATGGGACACTGCGTGGGCGGGTATGCCAGCACCTGCCTCTACTTTGGCTCGCAGATCTTCTCAATCCGTGATATCCAGACCAACAGATCGCTCTCAACCGTTGAGATGAAGCTGTCTGACGAAGGCTTTCTTGCCAGCAAGGTACATGTTGTGCAGCATCGTGGCCTAGCCAACGCCGATCCTACACCGGAATGCCAGCAAACCCTTAAGGCCTTTCTGTGGCACCTGCGCTGGGCCTTGAAGCAGGAGCTGGTCAATGATATTCAGCGCCAGTTACGGCAGCGCTGCGACGAATCAAGGGCATTCAGCAAATTTGTCCGCTTCCGCACCTGGTCAGACAACAAGATCAACCAGTTTCGGGAACTGCTGCACGGGTATCCGGCGCTGGAGGAGTTAGGGATGAAGGCGAGTGAGGCTTGA
- a CDS encoding WG repeat-containing protein, protein MMNQIIIALLVVGCLLTGMPSAVEAASAKPLASDLNALFAYEVDDKYGYFNRQGQVVIEPQFVSFAGLFIDGLALAKQGEKIGYINKQGKMVIEPQFDDAGIFSDALAYIKQGDKYGYINKQGRIVIEPQFDDARDFSDGLARIKHGGKYGFINKQGRAVIEPQFDGAGFFSDALAYIKQGDKYGYINKQGRIVIEPQFDDARDFSDGLASVKQGDKYGYINKQGRIVIEPQFDQAFDFKNGLARVNQGDKYGFINKQGRMIARPQFNFADDFSDGLARVNQGNKYGFINKQGQMAIELQFDHAFDFKNGLAKIKQGGKWNYINKQGLTVIKQDTQCGVTVVKDSAGKVTWPRNIQQICQKQKREQAEAARREREASRSSYSGSNSNVSKSCDFINVNFDVVAGFSTQGVDRVFSMSAVDNATGSVKQDYSKTGATVFRSYNKSLAGYYTWNALWDNNRKGCSGRIYVSGGKCNVMIRVYDDCRDAGTREY, encoded by the coding sequence ATGATGAACCAAATAATTATAGCATTACTAGTTGTGGGATGTTTGCTGACTGGCATGCCAAGTGCGGTCGAGGCCGCCTCAGCCAAACCGCTAGCTTCTGATTTAAATGCACTTTTTGCCTACGAAGTAGATGATAAATACGGTTATTTCAACAGACAAGGCCAGGTGGTGATCGAGCCACAATTCGTGTCATTTGCAGGCCTTTTTATTGATGGTTTGGCCTTAGCTAAACAAGGTGAAAAAATAGGTTATATCAACAAACAGGGAAAAATGGTGATCGAACCTCAGTTTGATGATGCAGGAATTTTTTCCGATGCCTTGGCTTATATTAAGCAAGGTGACAAGTACGGCTACATAAATAAGCAGGGACGGATAGTGATCGAACCGCAGTTTGATGATGCACGCGATTTTTCCGATGGCTTGGCTCGTATTAAGCACGGTGGCAAATACGGTTTCATCAACAAGCAGGGACGGGCAGTGATCGAACCTCAGTTTGATGGTGCAGGATTTTTTTCCGATGCCTTGGCTTATATTAAGCAAGGTGACAAGTACGGCTACATCAACAAGCAGGGACGGATAGTGATCGAACCGCAGTTTGATGATGCACGCGATTTTTCCGATGGCTTGGCTTCTGTAAAGCAAGGTGACAAGTACGGCTACATAAATAAGCAGGGACGGATAGTGATCGAACCGCAGTTTGATCAAGCGTTTGACTTTAAAAATGGATTGGCTCGTGTTAATCAAGGTGATAAATACGGCTTTATCAATAAGCAGGGGCGGATGATCGCTAGACCGCAATTTAATTTTGCAGACGATTTTTCCGATGGCTTGGCTCGTGTTAATCAAGGTAATAAATACGGCTTTATCAACAAGCAGGGTCAAATGGCGATTGAGCTGCAGTTTGATCATGCGTTTGACTTTAAAAACGGGTTGGCAAAAATTAAGCAAGGTGGAAAGTGGAACTACATCAACAAACAAGGACTGACTGTTATTAAGCAAGATACCCAGTGCGGTGTAACGGTTGTAAAAGACTCTGCCGGCAAGGTTACCTGGCCACGCAATATTCAGCAGATATGCCAGAAACAAAAGCGTGAACAGGCTGAAGCGGCACGCAGGGAGCGAGAAGCCTCCCGCAGTTCGTATTCTGGATCAAATAGCAATGTGTCAAAATCCTGTGATTTTATTAATGTAAATTTTGATGTTGTGGCCGGTTTTTCTACTCAAGGAGTTGACCGTGTTTTCTCAATGTCAGCAGTAGATAATGCGACTGGAAGTGTTAAACAAGACTATAGCAAAACTGGAGCTACTGTATTTAGGTCTTACAATAAAAGTCTGGCTGGTTACTACACTTGGAACGCACTGTGGGATAATAATCGTAAAGGTTGTTCTGGCAGGATTTATGTGAGTGGAGGTAAATGTAATGTTATGATACGTGTTTACGACGACTGCCGTGACGCTGGAACGCGAGAGTATTGA
- a CDS encoding sigma-70 family RNA polymerase sigma factor: MYTHYPTTMLKLFKQQEIPTTPPTGGYDVATCKLLLAEQLDYITKVCEKAAGQTESTYNQCIAGEGGHRYLMERPGRVDKDELFVLVLDHLQQDDYRRLREFKGNSSITTYLTAIISRLVVDIIRSRTGRNRAKERAERFGETGRRLYELVIQQGHCVADVVAILQTSHNISSTQEQLQAMLDEMQGRSTRHQTDTDHETAWSDSGVLVSIQRSTPEQKVVDQQLERKRKELLKQVLDGMNAEDKLLIRLRFPLDEDTDPLDNSTVAKMLGLNQQEVERRTRRILTTCRELLLKQGISLNVLL, translated from the coding sequence TTGTATACACATTACCCAACCACCATGCTTAAGCTATTCAAACAACAAGAAATTCCTACAACACCACCTACCGGAGGCTATGACGTTGCCACCTGTAAACTGCTATTAGCAGAGCAGCTAGACTATATCACCAAGGTCTGCGAGAAGGCCGCCGGACAGACAGAATCAACCTACAACCAATGCATTGCCGGTGAAGGCGGACACCGCTACCTGATGGAGCGTCCCGGCAGAGTGGATAAAGACGAGCTGTTTGTGCTGGTGCTGGATCATCTACAGCAAGATGACTACCGCCGTCTGCGGGAGTTCAAGGGCAATTCCTCCATTACCACCTACCTGACCGCCATCATCAGTCGACTGGTGGTGGATATCATCCGCAGCCGCACCGGCCGTAACCGTGCTAAAGAACGGGCAGAACGGTTTGGGGAAACAGGTCGCAGACTGTATGAGCTGGTGATTCAGCAGGGGCATTGTGTGGCAGACGTTGTTGCGATACTTCAGACCAGCCACAACATCAGTTCTACGCAAGAACAGTTGCAGGCCATGCTTGATGAGATGCAGGGGCGTAGCACACGCCACCAGACTGATACCGACCATGAAACGGCCTGGAGCGACAGCGGTGTGCTGGTCAGCATCCAGCGCAGCACACCGGAACAGAAGGTTGTTGATCAACAGCTTGAACGCAAACGTAAAGAACTGCTTAAACAGGTGCTGGATGGCATGAACGCAGAGGACAAACTGCTGATCAGGCTGCGCTTTCCGCTTGATGAAGACACTGACCCACTTGATAACAGCACCGTGGCTAAAATGCTGGGGCTTAACCAGCAGGAGGTGGAGCGCCGCACCCGGCGCATCTTAACAACCTGCCGGGAACTGCTGCTGAAACAGGGAATTTCGTTAAATGTGTTGTTGTAA
- a CDS encoding ankyrin repeat domain-containing protein, whose amino-acid sequence MTRFIMMLLCCALLVLLTLKTTGASPRPVVVTKNSVVDTPDKDGNTPLMLAAKKGDLARMKTLLSSGADLHKRNPRGSTALMFAVDGGLPAVELLLKKGAKVNDQRYDGMGALSWVVVGNHAATFERLLAAGASPNILDDRQHTLLHFAAYKGHVALVKRLLELKLNPDALDSYSETPLMIAAENGHVEVVRLLVARKANLSHWNADSETALVLAAKKGHLAVVKELVQAGVSLKGKEGDRAVSLAVESKKPAVVRYLLDKGADLNAKGFFGRPLVSLAAWTRQPELAIELLKRGADPNLRSNGGSTPLEMAVFWTESPALVQTIFKRGVKPDHEATLDACGTQKPDVLKQFLAVGADLSITGKSLKDSSSVLGVTGGSCLHVAAMKASPEVVTWLLQETRKQRRDGKRLDTLLVQMQDNYGTTPLMDAARREKGSAAVVKLLIEAGSPLDIKDGSGNTALHQAAEHGNVDTIRLLLQKGAHIQKGQHDRTPMELALARGKLDAALTFKDQKPSAAMLQTLFKALAEDRDGAKRLNQALQQYSRQLTPELLASALFAAVSEDRLENARILLQHKAQPNGIGKLDTESQRYLQVLLRKHNLPDDFLAEPAVAALKSVAMAELLSRYHADFNQSDSKGVTALQQAVRSENLALVRWLINKKVDVNKANKRGSDPLALARYGGLPELISLLEKAGAQTTFTSPVLWASSITEKENKTLYGFASGPLLVGNLVIIGHEDGYLYAFDKANGSLRWKRHLGGEIKHTPRLVDGDLFVTADSHTLIRIRPKDGSVVWQFAYSGKQVAGGAQFWRDLALVADYQGGLWAVDRASGKLRWERNLGELEAVVRNEDGLRIVGDGAYFLNKQGVNRYDLISGKLSNFNIKNAGMPEVADGLAFVPTKDKELHVLDAVTLQPKQKVVLGAAALVRPLLHNSRLIVSVEGGLQAFRVRPALLRKIGFKPLGNLVWQRETNIESYARPVIDKYWLVAYSLEPENTPQPGITSIMNLVTLLSLDPQTGQEHDKVPLWESYLYGDRMVTPAVDDTIVYAAPLGPNKRVQAVKLGLW is encoded by the coding sequence ATGACCCGCTTTATCATGATGCTGCTCTGTTGTGCATTACTGGTACTTCTGACGTTGAAAACAACAGGGGCTTCACCAAGACCTGTTGTTGTTACTAAAAACAGTGTCGTTGACACACCGGACAAGGATGGCAACACGCCGCTGATGCTGGCAGCAAAAAAAGGTGACCTGGCCCGGATGAAGACACTGCTGAGCAGCGGGGCTGATCTGCACAAGCGCAATCCGCGTGGCAGTACAGCCCTGATGTTTGCTGTTGATGGTGGCCTTCCAGCGGTGGAACTGCTGTTGAAGAAAGGGGCTAAGGTCAATGACCAGCGTTATGATGGCATGGGAGCTCTTTCATGGGTAGTAGTGGGTAATCATGCTGCGACCTTCGAGCGACTGCTAGCTGCCGGAGCCAGCCCAAACATACTGGATGACCGCCAGCATACCTTGCTGCACTTTGCTGCATATAAAGGGCATGTTGCATTGGTTAAACGCCTGCTTGAGCTAAAGCTGAACCCGGATGCCCTGGACAGCTACAGCGAAACTCCGCTTATGATAGCTGCCGAGAACGGCCACGTTGAGGTTGTACGCCTGCTGGTTGCGCGCAAAGCCAATCTCTCACACTGGAATGCTGATAGTGAAACCGCACTGGTTCTGGCAGCAAAAAAAGGGCATCTGGCGGTGGTTAAAGAGTTGGTGCAGGCTGGAGTCTCTCTGAAGGGTAAAGAAGGTGATCGCGCTGTCAGCCTGGCGGTTGAATCAAAAAAGCCTGCAGTGGTGCGTTATCTGCTGGACAAAGGGGCGGATCTGAATGCCAAAGGGTTCTTTGGCAGGCCGCTTGTCAGTCTGGCAGCCTGGACCAGACAACCGGAACTGGCCATAGAGTTGCTCAAACGTGGTGCTGATCCGAATTTGCGCAGTAACGGCGGATCCACGCCACTTGAAATGGCTGTGTTCTGGACTGAATCCCCCGCTCTGGTACAGACGATCTTTAAGCGGGGAGTCAAGCCTGACCATGAAGCAACCCTGGATGCCTGCGGCACCCAGAAGCCGGATGTCTTAAAACAGTTCCTGGCTGTTGGAGCAGACCTGAGCATTACCGGTAAGTCGCTCAAGGACTCTAGCAGCGTGCTGGGCGTTACCGGTGGCAGTTGTCTGCATGTGGCAGCAATGAAGGCCAGCCCGGAAGTGGTTACCTGGCTGCTGCAAGAAACCAGAAAGCAGCGCAGAGATGGTAAGCGTCTGGATACCCTGCTTGTGCAGATGCAGGACAATTACGGCACAACCCCGTTAATGGATGCAGCCCGCCGGGAGAAGGGCTCAGCCGCAGTGGTAAAACTACTGATTGAGGCCGGCAGCCCGCTGGATATCAAAGATGGTAGCGGTAATACGGCCCTCCACCAGGCAGCAGAACATGGGAATGTAGATACCATCCGCCTGTTGCTGCAGAAAGGCGCCCACATCCAGAAGGGACAACACGATAGAACGCCGATGGAACTGGCTCTTGCCAGGGGCAAGCTTGATGCTGCGCTAACCTTTAAGGATCAGAAGCCTTCGGCTGCGATGTTGCAAACACTGTTCAAGGCGTTGGCTGAAGACAGGGACGGCGCTAAGCGGTTAAACCAGGCATTGCAACAGTACAGCAGACAACTGACACCAGAGCTGCTGGCCTCTGCCCTGTTTGCAGCAGTGTCAGAAGACCGGCTTGAAAACGCCCGCATTTTGCTACAACACAAGGCGCAGCCTAACGGTATAGGCAAGCTGGATACAGAATCACAGCGCTACCTCCAGGTGCTTTTACGCAAACACAACCTACCGGACGATTTTTTGGCAGAACCTGCCGTAGCAGCTTTGAAGAGCGTTGCCATGGCCGAGTTGCTAAGCCGGTACCATGCTGATTTTAATCAGTCAGACAGTAAAGGGGTTACCGCACTGCAACAGGCAGTTCGTTCGGAGAATCTGGCGTTGGTACGCTGGCTGATAAACAAAAAGGTAGACGTAAACAAGGCAAACAAGCGGGGAAGCGATCCTCTTGCCCTGGCAAGGTATGGTGGCCTGCCTGAACTGATCAGCCTGCTTGAAAAGGCTGGCGCTCAAACCACGTTCACCTCACCGGTACTCTGGGCATCAAGTATTACAGAAAAAGAAAACAAGACGCTCTACGGTTTTGCCTCTGGCCCGTTGCTTGTCGGAAACCTGGTGATAATCGGCCATGAAGATGGCTATCTCTACGCCTTTGACAAGGCAAACGGCTCACTGCGCTGGAAACGTCATCTTGGTGGCGAGATTAAGCACACACCCAGGCTGGTTGATGGTGATCTGTTTGTCACTGCTGATAGCCACACACTGATTCGCATTAGGCCCAAGGATGGCAGTGTTGTCTGGCAGTTTGCCTACAGTGGCAAGCAGGTGGCAGGTGGTGCCCAGTTCTGGCGTGACTTGGCATTGGTGGCTGATTATCAGGGTGGCCTGTGGGCGGTTGATCGCGCCAGTGGCAAACTGCGCTGGGAGCGCAACCTGGGCGAGCTTGAGGCAGTGGTACGCAATGAAGACGGGCTACGGATCGTCGGTGACGGGGCTTATTTCCTGAACAAGCAGGGGGTTAATCGCTATGATCTGATTAGCGGCAAGCTGAGCAACTTTAATATAAAGAATGCCGGTATGCCCGAGGTGGCTGACGGGCTGGCCTTCGTCCCCACCAAAGACAAAGAACTGCATGTACTTGACGCGGTTACTCTGCAACCAAAGCAGAAGGTGGTACTGGGGGCGGCAGCGTTGGTGCGGCCTTTACTGCACAACAGCCGTCTGATTGTTTCAGTCGAAGGCGGGTTGCAGGCATTCCGGGTACGTCCGGCACTGCTGCGCAAGATAGGCTTTAAACCGTTGGGCAATCTGGTCTGGCAGCGGGAAACCAACATAGAATCATACGCCCGTCCGGTTATTGATAAATACTGGCTGGTCGCCTATTCACTGGAGCCTGAGAATACACCGCAACCGGGCATCACCTCCATCATGAACCTGGTAACCCTGCTTTCGCTGGACCCGCAGACCGGGCAGGAGCATGACAAGGTTCCCCTGTGGGAAAGCTACCTCTATGGCGACCGGATGGTCACCCCGGCGGTGGATGACACTATTGTCTATGCTGCACCGTTGGGGCCCAACAAGCGGGTGCAGGCGGTTAAGCTGGGGTTGTGGTGA